The Streptomyces tendae genome has a window encoding:
- a CDS encoding amidohydrolase family protein: MSERAVLHLKGRILVGPHEVRDELWVVDGRISYDRPAGARDVCTLDGWVLPGLVDAHCHVGLDRHGAVPEDVAEKQALTDRDAGALLLRDAGSPSDTRWTDAREDLPKIIRAGRHIARTRRYIRGYAWEVEPGDLVAYVAQEARRGDGWVKLVGDWIDRDLGDLSACWPRGAVEAAIAEAHRLGARVTAHCFAEDSLRDLVEAGIDCVEHATGLTDDTIPLFAERGVAIVPTLVNIATFPALADGGEGKFPRWSAHMRRLHERRYDTVRSAYDAGIPVFVGTDAGGTLPHGLAAEEVAELAKAGLPAVEALAAGTWKAREWLGRPGLEEGAPADLVVYDADPRADLRVLTDPRRVVLNGRVVA; this comes from the coding sequence ATGAGTGAACGCGCGGTGCTGCACCTGAAGGGACGGATCCTCGTCGGCCCGCACGAGGTCCGCGACGAGCTGTGGGTGGTCGACGGCCGCATCTCCTACGACCGTCCGGCCGGTGCCCGCGACGTCTGCACCCTCGACGGCTGGGTGCTGCCCGGGCTGGTCGACGCCCACTGCCACGTGGGTCTCGACCGGCACGGCGCGGTCCCCGAGGACGTCGCCGAGAAGCAGGCCCTCACCGACCGGGACGCCGGCGCCCTGCTGCTGCGTGACGCCGGCTCGCCCTCCGACACCCGCTGGACCGACGCGCGCGAGGACCTGCCGAAGATCATCCGCGCGGGCCGGCACATCGCCCGCACCCGCCGCTACATCCGCGGCTACGCCTGGGAGGTCGAGCCCGGCGACCTCGTCGCGTACGTCGCCCAGGAGGCCCGGCGCGGCGACGGCTGGGTGAAGCTGGTCGGCGACTGGATCGACCGGGACCTCGGCGACCTGTCGGCCTGCTGGCCGCGCGGCGCCGTCGAGGCGGCGATCGCCGAGGCGCACCGGCTCGGCGCCCGCGTCACCGCCCACTGCTTCGCCGAGGACTCCTTGCGCGATCTGGTCGAGGCCGGCATCGACTGCGTCGAGCACGCCACAGGGCTGACCGACGACACCATCCCGCTGTTCGCCGAGCGGGGCGTGGCGATCGTCCCCACCCTGGTCAACATCGCCACCTTCCCGGCGCTCGCCGACGGTGGCGAGGGCAAGTTCCCGCGCTGGTCCGCGCACATGCGCCGGCTGCACGAGCGCCGCTACGACACCGTGCGGTCCGCGTACGACGCCGGCATCCCCGTCTTCGTCGGCACCGACGCGGGCGGCACCCTGCCGCACGGGCTCGCCGCCGAGGAGGTCGCGGAACTGGCCAAGGCCGGCCTACCGGCCGTCGAGGCCCTCGCCGCCGGCACCTGGAAGGCCAGGGAGTGGCTCGGCCGCCCCGGCCTGGAGGAGGGTGCCCCGGCCGACCTGGTGGTCTACGACGCCGACCCGCGCGCGGACCTCCGGGTACTGACCGATCCGCGCCGGGTGGTACTGAACGGGCGCGTCGTCGCGTAG
- a CDS encoding SCO1860 family LAETG-anchored protein: MSHGGPTTLYTINFPAPARRWTASAAACALVAGPVVLTGAGAAYATEGHGSASAAVLRTGLDVSLLNKTVQVPLTVSLNAVQAPRSAQKTALTATLDGVNHGKPFSVLRAEVADAEATVEGERAEASTTLADARLHVPGLPLLSVVEIEAVSSKAVCEAGKNPHASVTLPAAVTVLGKRVSLSAGGPTHVEVPGVGSVRLDLSKTETTSSTAVATALKLEVSVNPAKLNVAEVEGSLTLAESRCEAPAAGEEPQTAAPEEAGDAPAQEEAAVEAQGARAEQAASTETNLAETGGDSATPYVAGGAVALLAAGGGAVLLSRRGRRN; this comes from the coding sequence ATGTCTCATGGGGGTCCCACCACCTTGTACACCATCAACTTCCCCGCGCCCGCCCGCCGTTGGACCGCATCCGCCGCGGCCTGCGCGCTCGTCGCGGGGCCCGTCGTCCTCACCGGCGCGGGCGCGGCGTACGCCACCGAGGGCCACGGCAGCGCGAGCGCCGCAGTGCTGCGCACCGGGCTCGACGTGTCCCTGCTCAACAAGACGGTGCAGGTCCCGCTCACCGTGTCCCTCAACGCGGTCCAGGCACCGCGGAGCGCGCAGAAGACGGCCCTCACCGCCACCCTCGACGGCGTGAACCACGGCAAGCCGTTCAGCGTGCTGCGCGCCGAGGTGGCCGACGCCGAGGCGACCGTGGAGGGTGAGCGGGCCGAGGCGTCCACCACCCTCGCCGACGCCCGCCTGCACGTCCCCGGGCTGCCCCTGCTGTCGGTCGTCGAGATCGAGGCGGTGAGCTCCAAGGCGGTCTGCGAGGCGGGTAAGAACCCGCACGCCTCCGTCACCCTGCCCGCCGCGGTCACCGTCCTCGGCAAGCGCGTCTCGCTGAGCGCCGGCGGCCCGACCCACGTCGAGGTGCCGGGCGTGGGCTCGGTGCGGCTGGACCTGTCGAAGACGGAGACGACCTCGTCCACCGCCGTCGCCACCGCCCTGAAGCTGGAGGTGTCGGTCAACCCGGCCAAGCTGAACGTGGCCGAGGTTGAGGGCAGCCTGACGCTGGCCGAGTCCAGGTGCGAGGCCCCGGCGGCGGGCGAGGAGCCGCAGACCGCGGCGCCCGAGGAGGCCGGCGACGCCCCGGCGCAGGAGGAGGCCGCCGTCGAGGCGCAGGGGGCCCGCGCCGAGCAGGCCGCTTCCACGGAGACCAACCTGGCGGAGACCGGCGGCGACTCGGCCACCCCGTACGTGGCGGGCGGCGCGGTCGCCCTGCTGGCGGCGGGCGGGGGAGCGGTGCTGCTGTCGCGGCGGGGCCGCCGCAACTGA
- the cobC gene encoding Rv2231c family pyridoxal phosphate-dependent protein CobC, with amino-acid sequence MSTDPAAGHDLRHHGDAEVRDDGRALVDLAVNVRTDTPPAWLRERVAASLSGLAAYPDGRAARAAVAARHGHPVERVLLTAGAAEAFVLLARALKVSRPVVVHPQFTEPEAALRDAGHMVDRVLLREADGFRLDPAAVPEDADLVVVGNPTNPTSVLHPADSLARLARPGRTLVVDEAFMDAVPGERQALAGRTDVPGLVVLRSLTKTWGLAGLRIGYVLAAPETVAALERAQPLWPVSTPALTAAEACVSPAALAEAEEAARAVVVNRAHVIAGLRDFTSHGLRVVEPAEGPFVLLHVPDAAGVRERLRALGYAVRRGDTFPGLGGEWLRLAVRDRETTDGFLRALKQALNV; translated from the coding sequence ATGTCCACTGATCCGGCGGCCGGCCACGACCTGCGCCACCACGGCGACGCCGAGGTCCGCGACGACGGCCGCGCGCTGGTCGACCTCGCGGTCAACGTCCGCACGGACACGCCCCCGGCGTGGCTGCGGGAGCGTGTCGCCGCGTCGCTGTCGGGCCTCGCCGCCTACCCGGACGGGCGGGCGGCGCGGGCCGCAGTGGCGGCGCGGCACGGGCATCCGGTGGAGCGGGTGCTGCTGACGGCGGGCGCGGCGGAGGCGTTCGTGCTGCTGGCGCGGGCGCTGAAGGTGTCCCGGCCGGTGGTGGTGCACCCGCAGTTCACCGAGCCGGAGGCGGCGCTGCGGGACGCGGGGCACATGGTGGACCGGGTGCTGCTGCGGGAGGCCGACGGATTCCGCCTCGACCCGGCGGCGGTCCCGGAGGACGCGGACCTGGTGGTGGTCGGCAACCCGACCAACCCGACGTCGGTGCTGCACCCGGCGGACTCGCTCGCCCGGCTGGCCCGTCCGGGGCGGACGCTGGTGGTCGACGAGGCGTTCATGGACGCGGTCCCGGGCGAACGGCAGGCCCTGGCCGGCCGGACGGACGTCCCGGGCCTGGTCGTGCTCCGCAGCCTGACCAAGACGTGGGGCCTGGCGGGCCTGCGCATCGGGTACGTGCTCGCCGCGCCGGAGACCGTCGCGGCGCTGGAGCGGGCGCAGCCGCTGTGGCCGGTGTCCACGCCGGCGCTGACGGCGGCGGAGGCGTGCGTGTCGCCCGCGGCGCTCGCCGAGGCGGAGGAGGCGGCGCGGGCGGTCGTGGTGAACCGCGCCCATGTGATCGCGGGCCTGCGGGACTTCACGTCCCACGGCCTCCGGGTGGTGGAGCCGGCCGAGGGCCCCTTCGTCCTGCTCCACGTCCCGGACGCGGCGGGCGTACGGGAGCGGCTGCGCGCCCTCGGCTACGCGGTCCGCCGCGGGGACACGTTCCCGGGCCTGGGCGGGGAGTGGCTGCGCCTGGCGGTACGGGACCGGGAGACGACGGACGGCTTCCTGCGCGCGTTGAAGCAGGCGCTGAACGTGTGA
- a CDS encoding sirohydrochlorin chelatase, translating to MTSPPALLIAGHGTRDDAGAEAFRAFVRELGRRRPELPVAGGFIELSPPPLGEAVAGLVERGVRRFAAVPLMLVSAGHAKGDIPAALAREKERHPGITYTYGRPLGPHPSLLRVLERRLAEAVDASWDPAEVTVLLVGRGSTDPDANAEVFKAARLLWEGRGYAGVETAFVSLAKPDVPSGLERCARLGARRVVVLPYFLFTGILPDRVRTQTEEWAAAHPDTEVRSADVIGPEPELLDLVLERYEEAVKGDLRMNCDSCVYRIALPGFEDKVGMAQQPHFHPGDDGHHHGHGHAHSPSHVH from the coding sequence GTGACCAGCCCGCCCGCCCTGCTCATCGCCGGCCACGGCACCCGGGACGACGCCGGAGCGGAGGCGTTCCGCGCCTTCGTGCGGGAGCTGGGCCGCCGCCGGCCCGAGCTGCCCGTCGCGGGCGGCTTCATCGAACTGTCCCCGCCGCCGCTCGGCGAGGCCGTCGCCGGCCTGGTGGAGCGGGGGGTGCGGCGGTTCGCGGCCGTGCCGCTGATGCTGGTGTCCGCCGGGCACGCCAAGGGCGACATCCCGGCCGCGCTGGCCCGCGAGAAGGAACGCCACCCGGGGATCACGTACACGTACGGCCGTCCGCTGGGCCCGCACCCCTCCCTGCTGCGGGTGCTGGAGCGGCGGCTCGCGGAGGCGGTGGACGCCTCCTGGGACCCGGCCGAGGTGACCGTGCTGCTGGTGGGGCGCGGCTCCACGGACCCGGACGCCAACGCGGAGGTGTTCAAGGCGGCCCGGCTGCTGTGGGAGGGGCGCGGATACGCGGGCGTCGAGACGGCGTTCGTGTCGCTGGCGAAGCCGGACGTGCCGAGCGGGCTGGAGCGGTGCGCGAGGCTGGGGGCGCGGCGGGTCGTCGTCCTGCCGTACTTCCTGTTCACCGGGATCCTGCCGGACCGGGTGCGGACGCAGACCGAGGAGTGGGCGGCGGCGCACCCGGACACCGAGGTGCGGTCGGCGGACGTCATCGGCCCCGAGCCGGAGCTGCTGGACCTGGTCCTGGAGCGGTACGAGGAGGCCGTGAAGGGCGATCTGCGGATGAACTGCGACTCCTGCGTGTACCGGATCGCGCTGCCCGGCTTCGAGGACAAGGTGGGGATGGCGCAGCAGCCGCATTTCCATCCCGGTGACGACGGGCATCATCATGGTCATGGTCACGCGCACTCCCCCTCCCATGTCCACTGA
- a CDS encoding precorrin-8X methylmutase has product MNRVIHPIEQESFRRLRARLDTSHLPPLTRAVVERVVHSSADLEYATDLVMDEGELVRAHAALHAGAPVVADVEMVAAGITRRQTVCRLRDARSGPGLTRSAHAVRLAYEEVGPGALWVIGCAPTALEELLTLNASPALVVGLPVGFVGAAESKAALRESGLPAVSNVSEKGGSAVAAAALNALLYHPLSTEETL; this is encoded by the coding sequence GTGAACCGCGTGATCCACCCCATCGAGCAGGAGTCGTTCCGGCGGCTGCGCGCCCGTCTGGACACCTCGCACCTCCCGCCGCTGACCCGGGCGGTCGTGGAGCGGGTGGTGCACTCCTCCGCCGACCTGGAGTACGCCACCGACCTCGTCATGGACGAGGGCGAGCTGGTGCGCGCGCACGCCGCACTGCACGCGGGTGCGCCCGTCGTCGCGGACGTGGAGATGGTCGCGGCCGGGATCACCCGGCGGCAGACCGTGTGCCGGCTGCGGGACGCGCGCTCCGGGCCGGGGCTCACCCGGTCCGCGCACGCCGTGCGGCTGGCCTACGAGGAGGTCGGTCCTGGCGCCCTGTGGGTGATCGGCTGCGCCCCGACCGCGCTGGAGGAACTGCTGACGCTGAACGCCTCCCCGGCGCTCGTCGTCGGCCTGCCCGTCGGGTTCGTCGGCGCCGCCGAGTCCAAGGCGGCGCTGCGGGAGAGCGGACTGCCCGCCGTGAGCAACGTGTCCGAGAAGGGCGGGTCGGCGGTCGCCGCCGCCGCGCTCAACGCCCTGCTGTACCACCCCCTTTCGACCGAGGAGACCCTGTGA
- the cobJ gene encoding precorrin-3B C(17)-methyltransferase, with the protein MIGLIAATAAGAAARDRLAAAWPERTRVYGGPVADAVRAAFAECDRLVCFLATGAVVRLVAPLLADKASDPGVVCVDEAGRFAVSLLGGHAGGANDLAREVGEVLGAEPVVTTATDAVGLPGLDTLGLPVEGDVAAVSRALLDGEPVALRAEVAWPLPPLPVAAEGAYTVRVTDRLTEPADGEAVLRPPTLVVGVGASKGAPVEEVLGLVEDALREAGLSRASVAELATVDAKAGEQGLVEAAGRLGVPLVTYPAGELARVAVPNPSDAALAAVGTASVAEAAALVGGGELLVPKRKSAGSPAMATCAVVRRPGRGRLAVVGLGPGARDLLTPRARDELRRASVLVGLDQYVDQIRDLLRPGTRVLESGLGAEEERARTAVAEARRGQAVALIGSGDAGVYAMASPALAEASDDIDVVGVPGVTAALAAGALLGAPLGHDHVSISLSDLHTPWEVIERRVRAAAEADLVVTFYNPRSRGRDWQLPKALALLAGHRAPATPVGVVRNASRADESVRLTTLAALDPATVDMMTVVTVGNTATRQIAGRMVTPRGYRWQEEAR; encoded by the coding sequence GTGATCGGCCTCATTGCCGCCACGGCGGCGGGAGCGGCGGCGCGGGACCGGCTGGCCGCTGCCTGGCCGGAGCGCACGCGGGTGTACGGCGGTCCGGTGGCGGACGCGGTACGGGCCGCGTTCGCGGAGTGCGACCGGCTGGTGTGTTTCCTCGCCACCGGGGCCGTGGTGCGGCTGGTGGCGCCGCTGCTGGCGGACAAGGCGAGCGACCCGGGCGTGGTGTGCGTGGACGAGGCGGGCCGGTTCGCGGTGTCGCTGCTCGGCGGGCACGCCGGCGGCGCGAACGACCTGGCCCGTGAGGTCGGCGAGGTGCTGGGCGCGGAGCCGGTGGTGACGACCGCGACCGACGCGGTGGGGCTGCCCGGTCTCGACACGCTGGGCCTGCCGGTGGAGGGCGATGTCGCCGCCGTGTCGCGGGCGCTGCTGGACGGGGAGCCGGTGGCGCTGCGCGCCGAGGTGGCGTGGCCGCTGCCGCCGCTCCCGGTCGCCGCCGAGGGCGCGTACACGGTCCGGGTGACAGACCGGCTGACCGAACCGGCCGACGGTGAGGCGGTGTTGCGTCCGCCGACCCTCGTCGTCGGGGTGGGCGCGTCGAAGGGCGCCCCCGTGGAGGAGGTGCTCGGGCTCGTCGAGGACGCGTTGCGGGAGGCCGGGCTGTCGCGGGCGTCGGTGGCCGAACTGGCCACCGTGGACGCCAAGGCCGGGGAGCAGGGGCTCGTGGAGGCGGCCGGACGGCTCGGGGTGCCGCTGGTGACGTACCCCGCCGGGGAGTTGGCGCGGGTGGCGGTGCCGAACCCGTCCGACGCGGCGCTCGCCGCCGTCGGCACCGCGTCCGTCGCGGAGGCCGCCGCGCTCGTCGGCGGAGGTGAACTCCTCGTCCCCAAGCGGAAGTCGGCGGGGTCGCCGGCCATGGCGACCTGTGCCGTCGTACGGCGTCCGGGGCGGGGGCGGCTCGCGGTGGTCGGGCTCGGGCCCGGCGCGCGGGACCTGCTCACCCCGCGGGCCCGCGACGAACTGCGGCGCGCCTCGGTGCTGGTGGGCCTGGACCAGTACGTCGACCAGATCCGCGACCTGCTGCGTCCCGGCACGCGGGTGCTGGAGTCCGGGCTCGGCGCGGAGGAGGAGCGGGCCCGCACGGCGGTCGCGGAGGCCCGGCGCGGGCAGGCGGTCGCACTGATCGGCAGCGGCGACGCGGGCGTGTACGCGATGGCGTCCCCGGCGCTCGCGGAGGCGTCCGACGACATCGACGTGGTCGGCGTGCCCGGGGTGACCGCGGCGCTCGCGGCGGGCGCGCTGCTCGGTGCGCCGCTGGGCCACGACCATGTGTCCATCAGCCTGTCCGACCTGCACACGCCGTGGGAGGTCATCGAGCGGCGGGTGCGGGCGGCGGCCGAGGCGGACCTGGTGGTGACGTTCTACAACCCGCGCAGCCGGGGCCGCGACTGGCAGCTCCCGAAGGCGCTCGCGCTGCTCGCCGGGCACCGGGCGCCCGCCACCCCGGTCGGAGTCGTACGGAACGCGTCCCGTGCGGACGAGTCCGTGCGGCTGACCACGCTGGCCGCCCTGGACCCGGCGACGGTCGACATGATGACGGTCGTGACCGTGGGCAACACGGCGACCCGGCAGATCGCGGGGCGCATGGTCACCCCGCGCGGCTACCGCTGGCAGGAGGAGGCCCGGTGA
- the cbiE gene encoding precorrin-6y C5,15-methyltransferase (decarboxylating) subunit CbiE: MITVIGAGTDGPVDVRGAEGAALVVGGRRHLDAVKVPEAAERVVLGPLAPALDTVAAYVAEERPVVVLASGDPGFFGIVRALAERFGPERLDVRPGVSSVAAAFARAGLPWDDAVVVSAHGRDPRTAVNVCRAHPKVAVLTGPGAGPAELGAALRGERRTLVVASALGSAGESVERVTPGEAAGRDWGPAVNVVLCLAETRALGPVRTVAGLAERPAGWALAETEFAHRDSMITKFEVRALALARLGPRPGDLVWDVGAGSGSVAVECARLGAATVAVERDADGVERVRANAAAHGVDVRVVHGEAPGVLDGLDDDPDAVFVGGGGRELPAVVAACARRARRTVVVALAALDRVPAARAALTGAGLTCDGVLLQSSRLAPLPGDVTRLAAANPVFLLWGVRPPAHSEGVGE; encoded by the coding sequence ATGATCACCGTGATCGGGGCGGGTACGGACGGGCCGGTCGACGTCCGGGGGGCCGAAGGGGCCGCGCTGGTGGTCGGCGGTCGGCGGCACCTGGACGCCGTGAAGGTGCCGGAGGCGGCCGAGCGGGTCGTGCTGGGGCCGCTGGCGCCCGCGCTCGACACCGTCGCCGCGTACGTGGCCGAGGAGCGGCCGGTGGTGGTGCTGGCCTCCGGGGACCCCGGGTTCTTCGGGATCGTGCGGGCGCTGGCCGAGCGGTTCGGGCCGGAGCGGCTCGACGTACGGCCCGGGGTGTCCTCCGTCGCCGCCGCCTTCGCCCGGGCCGGACTCCCCTGGGACGACGCCGTGGTGGTCAGCGCGCACGGCCGGGACCCGCGTACGGCGGTGAACGTGTGCCGGGCGCATCCGAAGGTCGCCGTGCTGACCGGGCCGGGCGCCGGGCCTGCCGAGCTGGGGGCGGCGCTGCGCGGTGAGCGGCGGACGCTGGTCGTCGCCTCGGCGCTGGGGTCGGCCGGGGAGTCGGTGGAGCGGGTGACGCCCGGGGAGGCGGCCGGCCGGGACTGGGGGCCGGCGGTGAACGTGGTGCTGTGCCTGGCCGAGACCCGTGCGCTCGGGCCGGTGCGTACCGTCGCCGGCCTCGCGGAACGCCCGGCCGGATGGGCGCTGGCGGAGACGGAGTTCGCCCACCGCGACTCGATGATCACCAAGTTCGAGGTGCGGGCGCTGGCGCTGGCCCGGCTCGGTCCGCGCCCCGGCGACCTGGTGTGGGACGTCGGCGCGGGGTCCGGGTCGGTGGCCGTGGAGTGTGCGCGGCTCGGCGCGGCCACCGTGGCCGTGGAACGTGACGCGGACGGGGTGGAGCGGGTGCGCGCCAACGCCGCCGCGCACGGTGTCGACGTACGGGTGGTGCACGGGGAGGCGCCCGGGGTGCTGGACGGGCTGGACGACGACCCGGACGCCGTGTTCGTCGGCGGCGGGGGCCGGGAGCTCCCGGCGGTCGTCGCGGCGTGCGCCCGGCGGGCGCGGCGGACGGTCGTCGTGGCGCTGGCGGCGCTCGACCGGGTGCCGGCCGCCCGTGCGGCGCTGACCGGCGCCGGTCTGACCTGCGACGGTGTGCTGCTGCAGTCGTCGCGGCTCGCGCCGCTGCCCGGGGACGTGACCCGGCTCGCGGCGGCCAATCCGGTGTTCCTGCTGTGGGGCGTCCGGCCCCCGGCGCACAGTGAAGGAGTGGGCGAGTGA
- the cobM gene encoding precorrin-4 C(11)-methyltransferase, with protein sequence MTDAPTGKVTFVGAGPGAADLLTFRGARAIAEADVVIWAASLVQAEVLEHAREGAEILDSAAMSLEDVVGVYARARAEGLRVARIHSGDPALWGGTQEQVDRCAELGIPTEIVPGVSSFSAVAALAGRELTIPEVAQSVILTRLGGGKTPMPPGEEVREFARHGTTMAVFLSAARSGQLVRELLEGGYPTSTPVVVAYQATWPEELVVRCTVGTLEETVKEHKLWKHTLFLVGPALDAHGTRSHLYHPGHFHGFRKADPRARRELRERGAST encoded by the coding sequence ATGACCGACGCCCCCACCGGCAAGGTGACCTTCGTCGGGGCCGGTCCCGGCGCCGCCGATCTGCTGACGTTCCGCGGCGCGCGGGCCATCGCCGAGGCGGACGTGGTGATCTGGGCCGCCAGCCTGGTGCAGGCGGAGGTCCTGGAGCACGCGCGGGAGGGCGCCGAGATCCTCGACTCTGCGGCCATGTCCCTCGAGGACGTGGTGGGTGTCTACGCGCGGGCCCGGGCGGAAGGGCTCAGGGTGGCGCGGATCCACTCGGGTGACCCGGCGCTGTGGGGCGGCACCCAGGAGCAGGTCGACCGGTGCGCGGAGCTGGGCATCCCGACGGAGATCGTGCCGGGGGTGTCGTCGTTCTCGGCGGTGGCGGCGCTCGCGGGGCGGGAGCTGACCATTCCGGAGGTGGCGCAGTCGGTGATCCTCACCCGGCTCGGCGGCGGCAAGACGCCGATGCCGCCCGGTGAGGAGGTCCGCGAGTTCGCGCGGCACGGCACCACCATGGCGGTGTTCCTGTCGGCGGCGAGGAGCGGGCAGCTGGTGCGGGAGCTGCTGGAGGGCGGCTATCCGACGTCGACGCCGGTCGTGGTGGCGTACCAGGCGACCTGGCCGGAGGAGCTGGTCGTGCGGTGCACGGTCGGCACGCTGGAGGAGACGGTCAAGGAGCACAAGTTGTGGAAGCACACCCTGTTCCTGGTCGGTCCGGCCCTCGACGCGCACGGCACCCGCTCGCACCTGTACCACCCGGGGCACTTCCACGGCTTCCGCAAGGCCGACCCGCGGGCCCGCAGGGAGCTGCGGGAGCGGGGGGCGAGCACATGA
- a CDS encoding ZIP family metal transporter, with product MAVLVALGAFLMTLAGGWSAHRVTDRRHLVLGLAGGLMLGVVGLELLPESLETAGTEVYGVPAALLLFVGGFLLAHLVERLLAHRQAAHGAGENHGRTPEVGLTAAAAMVGHSAMDGVAIGAAFQVGGGMGAAVAVAVIAHDFADGFNTYTLAHAYGNARRRALAMLVADAVAPVAGAASTLFFTIPEPLLGGYLGLFGGALLYLAAAEILPEAHHDHPARSTLVCTVAGVLFIWLVVGTAH from the coding sequence ATGGCGGTCCTCGTCGCGCTGGGCGCGTTCCTGATGACGCTGGCCGGCGGCTGGTCGGCACACCGTGTGACCGACCGCCGCCATCTGGTGCTGGGCCTGGCCGGCGGGCTGATGCTGGGCGTCGTCGGTCTGGAACTCCTCCCGGAGTCCCTGGAGACCGCCGGCACCGAGGTGTACGGCGTGCCGGCGGCCCTGCTGCTCTTCGTCGGCGGATTCCTGCTGGCCCACCTGGTGGAACGCCTGCTCGCCCACCGGCAGGCCGCGCACGGCGCGGGCGAGAACCACGGCCGCACCCCTGAGGTGGGGCTCACGGCCGCGGCGGCGATGGTCGGGCACAGCGCGATGGACGGCGTGGCGATCGGCGCCGCCTTCCAGGTCGGCGGAGGCATGGGCGCCGCCGTCGCGGTCGCGGTGATCGCCCACGACTTCGCCGACGGCTTCAACACGTACACACTCGCCCACGCCTACGGCAACGCCCGCCGCCGCGCCCTCGCCATGCTGGTCGCGGACGCGGTGGCACCGGTCGCCGGCGCCGCCTCCACCCTCTTCTTCACGATTCCCGAGCCGCTGCTCGGCGGTTACCTGGGCCTGTTCGGCGGCGCGCTGCTGTACCTCGCGGCGGCCGAGATCCTGCCCGAGGCGCACCACGACCACCCGGCCCGCTCCACCCTGGTGTGCACGGTCGCGGGGGTGCTGTTCATCTGGCTGGTCGTGGGCACCGCCCACTGA
- the cobI gene encoding precorrin-2 C(20)-methyltransferase has product MSSRLIGVGVGPGDPELVTVKGVNALRAADVVVVPVMDTGERGRAEATVLHYVPAEKVVRVVFALNERTDRKRRETAWDAAGERVAGLLRERGTVAFATIGDPHVYSTFTYLAQTAGALVPGLVVETVPGITAMQDLAARSGAVLTEGTEPLTLVPVTAGATVLKEALAGPGTVVAYKFGRQAGEVAEALRETGRLDDAVWGSALGLPEESVRPAAELDGRPLPYLSTLIAPPRRAGGRGGKL; this is encoded by the coding sequence ATGAGCAGCAGGCTGATCGGGGTGGGCGTCGGGCCCGGGGACCCGGAGCTGGTGACCGTCAAGGGCGTCAACGCGCTGCGGGCCGCCGACGTCGTCGTCGTCCCCGTGATGGACACGGGTGAGCGGGGGCGGGCCGAGGCGACCGTGCTGCACTACGTGCCCGCCGAGAAGGTCGTCCGGGTGGTGTTCGCGCTGAACGAGCGGACCGACAGGAAGCGCCGTGAGACGGCCTGGGACGCGGCCGGTGAGCGGGTCGCCGGGCTGCTGCGGGAGCGCGGCACCGTGGCGTTCGCGACGATCGGGGATCCCCACGTCTACTCGACGTTCACCTATCTCGCGCAGACCGCCGGCGCACTCGTGCCGGGGCTGGTCGTCGAGACCGTGCCGGGGATCACCGCCATGCAGGATCTCGCGGCGCGGTCGGGGGCGGTGCTGACCGAGGGGACGGAGCCGCTCACCCTGGTGCCGGTGACCGCCGGGGCCACCGTGCTGAAGGAGGCGCTGGCCGGGCCCGGCACGGTCGTGGCGTACAAGTTCGGGCGGCAGGCCGGTGAGGTCGCCGAGGCGCTGCGGGAGACCGGGCGGCTCGACGACGCGGTGTGGGGGTCGGCGCTCGGGCTGCCGGAGGAGTCGGTGCGCCCGGCGGCGGAGCTGGACGGGCGGCCGTTGCCGTATCTGTCGACGCTCATCGCACCGCCGCGGCGCGCGGGCGGACGGGGCGGCAAGCTGTGA
- the cobO gene encoding cob(I)yrinic acid a,c-diamide adenosyltransferase has protein sequence MPKGQPSVVPDDGLTTRQRRNRPLVVVHTGVGKGKSTAAFGLALRAWNQGWPIGVFQFVKSAKWKVGEERALRVLGDSGEGGSVAWHKMGEGWSWVQRELQGDNVSNEEKAREGWEQVKRDLAAETYRLYVLDEFAYPMHWGWVDTAEVVSVLRERPGTQHVVITGRNAPAELVGFADLVTDMSKVKHPMDVGQKGQRGIEW, from the coding sequence ATGCCGAAGGGGCAGCCGAGTGTCGTGCCGGACGACGGTCTGACGACGCGGCAGCGGCGGAACCGGCCGCTGGTCGTCGTCCACACCGGGGTGGGGAAGGGCAAGTCGACGGCCGCGTTCGGGCTGGCGCTGCGGGCCTGGAACCAGGGGTGGCCGATCGGGGTGTTCCAGTTCGTCAAGTCGGCGAAGTGGAAGGTCGGCGAGGAGCGGGCGCTGCGCGTGCTCGGTGACTCCGGTGAGGGCGGGTCCGTCGCCTGGCACAAGATGGGCGAGGGCTGGTCCTGGGTGCAGCGCGAGCTGCAGGGGGACAACGTCAGCAACGAGGAGAAGGCCCGCGAGGGCTGGGAGCAGGTCAAGCGGGACCTGGCCGCCGAGACGTACCGGCTGTACGTGCTGGACGAGTTCGCCTACCCGATGCACTGGGGGTGGGTGGACACGGCCGAGGTGGTGTCCGTGCTGCGGGAGCGGCCGGGGACGCAGCATGTCGTGATCACGGGGCGCAACGCGCCGGCCGAGCTCGTCGGCTTCGCCGATCTGGTGACCGACATGTCCAAGGTGAAGCATCCGATGGACGTCGGGCAGAAGGGGCAGAGGGGGATCGAGTGGTGA